Genomic window (Nymphaea colorata isolate Beijing-Zhang1983 chromosome 1, ASM883128v2, whole genome shotgun sequence):
TGCACTTCATACAAGGTATGAAACATAGCCACTCCTCCCTATCCATCTTTCGCTCCTCTTTGTCCATCTTTCATATAAATCTGCCACTCCTGAAAATCCATCCTCAGCTTGGTCCCTCAAAAGCTGCTATAGATGATTTTACGATGCTAGTACTCCCTTACATGGCAGGCCTTTTTGCACTGAATTACTGTACCAAGTGTACAGGAAGCTTCCTCATACTGCACCACACATCAAGTTGAATAAGCTGGTAAAGACTTACGGATAATatcacaaacacaaacaaaatgtTGAAGTTTAGGTGATAAAAAAGATTAAACTTGTCCAATTGTTTTACGTGAATGTGCTCAGTATTTTAAGTTCTATAAAACAGCAATAAAATTAGTGACAGCTTTTAAGAAATCTCATTCAAGTGGACATTTGAGTGAGTGGAAGGTTTATCCCGACTCCCAAAATGAAGTCtcaaggctctctctctctctctctctctctcttgttattgtatctaggggacttcttgtcatCAACCTTTGTTATGAATTCCTATTttatcagctctctctctctctgtatatataatCATTGGTAAAAATCATACCAAAATTTTTATAGAGTGAACATTTTAGGTGAGTGGAAGGCTTATCCTCATTCTTCAAAAGAAGTCCAATGCCCCTCAGTCCTCCTATCTCAAAGGTCCTAAGCTATGTTGGTAGTAACTATACAACTATCAACTTGAATGTTGTGCCCCACCACTTTAAGTTATAAGAACATAGAACATAGTACCCATGGgaatcaaattaaaaatctgCTATTATCTAGCCCTTAACCTGACCAACAATGGACATTTACCATAAACTTATATGTGTTTAACGGAAGAGCtatgaaagtgaaaattaacTCACGAAAACTTATAGACGTGAATCGGCTAATTAATTGGATGAAGTAGCTATGACGTTTAAAGTATCTTCTGAACTCAAATTATTGATGGTCATTTTTCATTTAGAGAACTACCTTTCGACAGAGAAAGTTTTCGGCCGCCTGATCCATTAAAATCACGAAACAATTGTGAGGACTGCATCACAGGAAGAACTTCAGCTGAAGTAAACCCTTATTTAGCAGTCGTATGCAATGGTGAGGACTGCATCAGGAAAAAATAGGAATGGAAACCGTTTTCTGAGATTATGGATAAAATATGAAGTCATAAGTAAGTTCTGCCCGAAACAAACGTTCCTCTCATAAAATCGTTCGTTTCCTGTTCCGCTGTTTCTTACATTCTTTAAGCTTTTGCTCATCTTGTTGCTTCTTTTTAGCGGAAAAGGTGGTTCCTGTCATTCGATTGTCTTTTTAGCTTTCTTTTTCGGTATTCAAGGAACAAAAAACCggtcttcttttttaaaaactaaagaaaTCAAGTATGGTTGCCTGATAATTGATCCgaaagggagagggaaagggtggagaagaagaagaatgaggacATTAAGGATTGGTCTCATCCAATGGATCAAGGTTAAGATCGTCGATCCGTTCTTTCAGATCGTCCGGAGGTATGATTTTCTCCtttctgattttttcatttctcttgtttcattttttgttttttgtctatTGGACGCATCCTAGAGATATTTTTGTGCAATTACGTTTCTGACTTTTGGACCGTATTATTCTTCAAGTATTGGAATTATTCGTGTTCTAATGACGTTCTTGTTTCTTTGATAGCTTAGTTTTGGGGATGTTTCTGATTGCTTTTTGAGCTCCGATCACCCTAAATTTACCTTTGTCATTGAAgctttttctgcttttgttgATGGCTCTGAGTTTCGTTGCTGTATTTATCAAATTTGtgctcattttcttttccattttgaaatgCAATTAGGTACaaggaaatatatatttttcctcTATGTTCATGTTATTAGGGTCCCACGGAATGGCTGACCCTTTGTTGGTGCCTTTGTTTGTTCTGATTACTGTTGCTGCGGTTGGGCATTTTAGGACCTCGTATTCATTTCTTgagtttcttcttttccttacTGAAGGCGGAGAACTACGTGGTTTGTATATGTGACATTGAGCTTTGGTGTTTCCCCTATGCATGAATCTTTGTTTGGATGGTTATGTTGACAAATTATGTTGGAAAGCAAAAAAGTTGACAGGGGTAGCTGCAGTTAAATTCCATTTAatcattcatcttttttattcttggAACTCTCAGGGGAGCTGAACCTAAGCAACTGGCATTTTCTGCTGCCCTTGGGATCACTTTGGGTGTATTCCCCATATGTGGTATGTCCACGCCAAAATTTTGTGCTTGTTACTTTAATGTGATTTTTGTAGGTGTTGGATGTCGAATGAGATTTCTTTCAAATTCTAGTCCTTTGGTATGTGcatcttatttcttatttagagAATTCTTGTTCTAGTGCCGTATGCACCATCAACCGACCTGGCATTTTTGGTAAGATGGTTTTAAGTTTAGTTGGTAAGGAACTTGTGATAGTTCTAAATTTGTCTGAGAAAAATTTCTGGCAAGCTGTAAAGTCTCCTTAGTCGTTAGTGATTAATGAATTCAAGAGTTCGACAAATATATCCTTCAGGATGAGCATCACTTGCCTCGCTAAGCATGCATGTGAGAAGAGCAATAGTTAATTCTCCCACCAGAAAACAAACATAACTCCGAGTCACCCCCTGAAGAATATAAAAAGTCaatctttgttttttgaatCTCGACAAAGCATTAGAGTAGATAAAAGAACCAACAACAGAACCTCTGATTTCTAGGAAGAGATAGGGTTCTTTATGCAGGGAGGATTGGATGAATAGATGTTGGGAATAAGTAGAGGAGGTATCTTGGTTGGTACCAGAACCAAGTGAAAATTTGGATTGCAAGAGATGGCTTGGTGGACTCACCACATTTCCGTTAAGAAGTAACCAATGCTTTGTTGCATATACTAGGTGATGTATTGAGTAAGGATTATCACTATATGCCTTCATGTTATACTAGGGATTAGTTAGTTTACTGTCTAAGGTGGAGATCTGTGATGCTGCCAAGGCCATTCAGATGAAAAAGCATGCTTCTGCTTCTTTCAGCCATGGTTAGGAGTTAGAATGTATATTAATAGTTAATGTTAAGATGAGTGGTGCAAATTCTCCTTGCTTCCAGTGGTTCCATGGTCAAAATCTGTGCCAGTTACATGTACAATATAAGGATAATAGAATGCAAGGACTGGTGAAATATGGTAACTCATGAGAATTACTACAAATCATTCAATCAGATGAGTGACATTGTGACATCAAAAGTGTTTTTCAGTGCTAAAAATAGGTAATTACAAGCTGTCAGTTTGAGGTGACAACATGTGAGTCGTCCAGTTTGTTCAGGTCAACAGCTTATGGTTCTCATATGTTCCCAAGTTTCATAAGTCATCAGATTTCACAAGCTTGTAGAATATAATCATACACAGGCTAGTAGGATACAGTATATAATATGTTTTCATGATCTCATAATGGATTATAAGGATAATGGTCATTGTCAATTCTTCATATATCATCTTGATATTATCAATTTTTAtgtcatattcttttcattctccctctctctctctctctctttctctctctctctctctctctctctctctctctatatatatatatatatatatatatatatatatatatatatgtgtgtgtgtgtgtgtgtgtgtgtgtgtgtgtgtgtgtatttaaaAGCAAAGGTGGTTCAATGTTTCTGATTAGTGTTAGGCATCAACTGATTCAAATTAACTGCTCCCCAATCTTGTGGTGTTTTGGGAAATAGACTTAGCTCTGAATGCTATAGGCCAATTGAAATTCTGAACTGAAGTCTGTAGATGTATAGTTTGCTGTTactgagagagagggaggggggagggagggagagagtccAACCTGTTAAATTGGCTTGCACAGGGTACCATATCGAGCATCCTCAACCTCGACTCCATTGATGATGTCCACCTGCAAAAGCTATTCTCTAGGGCTACCTGGCCTGCTAGGCAGTCCAAGGCACTAGATTTGCACTTAGAGAACTTCATCAGGCTCGGCTCTTGGCTATAAAGAACTTGATTATGCTCAAAATAGACACATTACTTCCATGAGTATCCACCCCTAGCACTTTCTCATAGGTTATGAACTAGGACAGAACAACTTGgcaaattatttgatttaaagGACTGCTATGATCTACATATTATCTCAATCGGTTGGATGTATTTTTTGATAATGTTTCCTTGACAGCTTAGAGTTATGGCTCAACAATGTGAAAGCAAAAATTAGTTTATGCCTCGTATTGTTGCTGTTGTAGTTATATGCCTCGCATTGTTGCTGCTGTagttctttccttctctctcctgTATTCTACATTACTAACATCCTACGTGATGGGCATGAGAAGAGAGTagcacaaatatcattctcgtATATTTATTGGTAAATTTTCTTTggaattttttgagaaaatatcCGAAACTAAAAATATGTAAAGAATAGTAAaagaatttgtaaaattttgagatttttgctaattttcttacaaaatattgacaaagatCCAAACTCTCCTTAAAATGTTTAGAAGACCAGATCATGTACATTTAAAGTACATATAagaatttttttggaaaaaaaaaatagaaaatgtcACACTGTCTTTTTGGTACTATTTTGCAATATTGCTATGTTTTCTGATGAAACTCTTTTTTTGGATGAtgatatcacaatattttcaaaatattgccaatgtttaattgattaACCTTTGTGAACTGCTTGTGAAAAGAAGCGTGTTCTAGTAGCTGCtaaatgattattttttctattttggatGACTTTTTTTGCACTTGTTGCAGTTTACATCTAATTCCTTGGCTGTATTCCTGGATTTGCTTATATGTGCATATGATCATTTTTTGCCTACACTGATCTGAGATATTCTTTAAATGTGCAGGTGTAACAGTGTTTCTTTGTGGAATGGCAATCGCATTGCTTGGCAATGTCTGCCATGCTCCCACTCTGATGCTTGCTAACTTTGTTGCCACTCCAATAGAATTGAGGTACccttttttgtgtcttttttatatgaaatcTGGTCTTTGTTCAATCTTTGAGATGAATTATTGTGGACAAGTTGTCGATTTTAGCCATTGATCTCTCATTTTCATGGATCTACTGTAGAATTGATGCTTATTGATATGCAGTTTTTGCGTGAAGTAGGAAGCTTTTTGGTGTTTTGCTTATTTACCAATTTATAGAGAAGATGCCACTGCTTACAATAACTTTACGTAAATATTTTTgcttactttcttcttttttaccaGCCTTGTGGTTCCCTTCTTGCGCTTTGGTGAAGTTGTTACTGGTGGTCCTCATTTTCCTTTAACGACTGATGCTTTACGTAAGGTTCTCACTGGAGAAGCATCACGAGATGTTCTTATCAGCATCTACCATGCGGTACTAACTTTTTCCCCTATTGGATCCCGGTTGTAGCTTACATTGGGCTGGTCATTGACTCTTGATTTACCTATGAATCTATGATCCACCAGGAGAGTTGATGGTTGACCAACTCCAttctgttttttaattttatgatgtTCCCATTTGGGTTTTCTTTTGTGACTATATTTTTCTACAAACCTCCTGCTTCAATTGCTGCCCAAGTCATATGGAGCTTCATTGAGGTCTCCCTTGTTCCTGTGGTGGACTTGAAAGATGACTTCAAGTCCTTACTGGACGCTCTTTCTTATTTGTTTATCTAGATTTTTAGATTTTGCAAGTTCATTCTGACTGCCTCTTGAATATCTTCTTGCCTTCTGCAGTTACTTGGTTGGTTCATTGCTGCTCCAGTCATCCTTGCTGTATTATATGTATTATTCTTCCCATGCTTCAGGTACCTCATTCGGAAATTTAGCATTCCTTCGGCGCCAAGTGCACCCCTTTATTCTCTTTCTGAGATCAGTGCCAAAGCAAGGGTTGTCTAACACGcttgtttttctgttttaactTTGACTTGTATATTACCTTTGTTGGCCAGCTCCTCTGTATATAACTGTAGCCTGGCAAATTGCATTGTTGAAATGCTGAAATCTGTTGACCGATTATTTGATTACTTAAAACTTCTCAgattgatttctctctctctctttttttttttttttttttttcctttttgctatGTTCCACGGACCTGTGCATGTGTATCGTGAAAGAGAGAAGTAGAGATGCCAGTAATTTCGTGTGGAGGAGCTCCTCAGTATACATTGTAGAGAAAAGAGTCATCTTTTGAGAGTGGCTTTTGGTGACAAGTGTTGCTCTGGCCATCAAGCATTGTCAATGAATGACGTGAAGAAAGCTCTGTAACAGGATGGCGGAGTTGGGACTTGATCTTAAGCCGTTCACATTACCCTTTCATCACCTGCTAAGGCTTTTGCGAACGTCAGTCTTAAGGGGGTTACCCAGTTAGCCAGTAGAGCTGTTAACATTGTGATTTTGTCCTCTGTGTTAGTGTGGGGGAcgatattattaattttttcaaaatgtttcaaaaaatggATTAGAGTATAAAATTCCCAGCTGTCTGGAAATGTTTCTCACTTTCGTCTGTTGTTTATGGGATACACTATCAGGAAATcgtctctttgtttttttatttcatctgAACTCTCAAGTTAAATCTTTATTCTTTATTGTAATTTGCCCCATAACCTTCTAGTGATCATTAAAAAGGCTGAGTTGAATACACTGGATTCATTTCACATGTCTTTCTTAGTGTAAAACCTTATCAATCATGTACCCATTATTCAGTTGTACTTTTCCCATACTACATACTGCTCATGACTATGCCAGAAGAGGCTTTGCTTATGTGAATATCTTCAAATTCACATGGCAACAGACACTTAAAACATCATATTGGTCTTCAAGGGATAAGTCATAAAATGGTTATTATGTGGGTTGGATCAAAGGCTCAAACTAGAAAGACAACTGGTATTCTCTAGAGGACAGAGCCGGATTCCACCATAGATTTTGATCACCATCTGTTTTGCCCCATTAGTATGCCCACTTGTTATTTAAGATGGCAGCATCTCTGTTTATTAAGAAACCAATGTCCTATATAACAGAGCAAGAGTTTCATGCTTTGGTAGGCTATATCGGCCAACACGAACTTGTCCACCTGGTTGATTACTAAacatgaaaagtaaaaaaaatccaCCCAGTTCGTTTTCAATCAAACTAATAAACATAAAGCAGAGAATTTCAAGAAACAGACCGCCGTTAAAATTTAGAAAGCACATTGGGTTCTAGAttatgcctctctctctttctctctctttctctctctctctctctctctctctatatatatatatatatatatatatatatatatatatatatatgctgcttCCTTTGGATCTTTGCAGGAATCATGCCAAAATTTTGTGGGTGGGAGATCGATCGTTTGCTGCAACTTTATTGCGGGAATGAATTATTGGATTGGAAATGTTTAATAGAACTTCCAAAACTTTCCTATATTATTGTTACTTTTCATGTCTGGTATGGCTGATtgaataatagaaaaatcaacggTTCTT
Coding sequences:
- the LOC116248268 gene encoding uncharacterized protein LOC116248268, with product MRTLRIGLIQWIKVKIVDPFFQIVRRGAEPKQLAFSAALGITLGVFPICGVTVFLCGMAIALLGNVCHAPTLMLANFVATPIELSLVVPFLRFGEVVTGGPHFPLTTDALRKVLTGEASRDVLISIYHALLGWFIAAPVILAVLYVLFFPCFRYLIRKFSIPSAPSAPLYSLSEISAKARVV